One Flavobacterium cerinum genomic window, TTCCCGGGGCTTTTTTATTTCAAACAGCATCCGATATTCTCCTTTAAATCACACTATTAAACCATAACACACAACAATGACTAAAAAAATATTACTATTAGGTTCCGGCGAACTCGGAAAAGAATTTGTGATCGCAGCACAACGTATCGGTCAAACCGTTATTGCAGTTGACAGTTATGCAAATGCTCCGGCCATGCAGGTTGCCCATCAGTTTGAAGTAATCAATATGCTGGACGGCGATGCACTGGATACGATTGTAGCCAAACATCAACCTGATTTTATTGTTCCGGAGATTGAGGCCATCCGTACTGAACGTTTTTATGATTACGAAAAGCAAGGTATCACCGTAGTCCCGTCGGCTAAAGCAGCCAACTTTACCATGAACCGAAAAGCGATTCGTGATCTGGCAGCTAAAGAACTCGGTCTTCGTACCGCAAATTACCGTTATGCTACATCGGCTTCAGAATTGGAAAAAGCCGTTTCGGAAGTAGGCATCCCTTGTGTTGTAAAACCATTAATGTCGTCATCCGGAAAAGGACAATCCACAATTAAATCGGAAAGCGATATCGAAAAAGCCTGGCAATATGCCGTAGAAGGTTCCCGCGGAGATGTTGTCGAAGTTATTGTAGAAGCTTTTGTTAATTTTAACTCCGAGATTACTTTACTAACGATAACACAAAACAACAATCCTACTTTATTCTGCGCTCCTATCGGTCACCGTCAGGAACGAGGTGATTATCAGGAAAGCTGGCAACCGGCTCGTGTCTCTAATGCAGCTATTGCCGAAGCACAGGATATGGCACGAAAAGTTACCGAAGCTCTAGGTGGTGCCGGGTTATTTGGTGTTGAATTTTTCCTGACCGATGAAGGCGTTTATTTTTCTGAATTGTCACCACGACCTCACGACACCGGAATGGTTACATTGGCCGGAACACAGAATTTTAACGAATTTGAATTACACCTTCGTGCTATCTTAAGCCTACCAATCGCAGCTATCACTTTAGAGAAAAACGGAGCCAGTGCTGTAATATTAGCTTCCGAAAATTCAGATAACCCTACATTTAGCGGAGTTGAAAAAGTAGCTGCATTACCGAAAACCGATTTCAGA contains:
- the purT gene encoding formate-dependent phosphoribosylglycinamide formyltransferase, producing the protein MTKKILLLGSGELGKEFVIAAQRIGQTVIAVDSYANAPAMQVAHQFEVINMLDGDALDTIVAKHQPDFIVPEIEAIRTERFYDYEKQGITVVPSAKAANFTMNRKAIRDLAAKELGLRTANYRYATSASELEKAVSEVGIPCVVKPLMSSSGKGQSTIKSESDIEKAWQYAVEGSRGDVVEVIVEAFVNFNSEITLLTITQNNNPTLFCAPIGHRQERGDYQESWQPARVSNAAIAEAQDMARKVTEALGGAGLFGVEFFLTDEGVYFSELSPRPHDTGMVTLAGTQNFNEFELHLRAILSLPIAAITLEKNGASAVILASENSDNPTFSGVEKVAALPKTDFRLFGKPTSRPYRRMGVVLTNDTLETPIESITERAKETAALVTVNA